In Brienomyrus brachyistius isolate T26 unplaced genomic scaffold, BBRACH_0.4 scaffold628, whole genome shotgun sequence, one genomic interval encodes:
- the LOC125729285 gene encoding uncharacterized protein LOC125729285, with protein sequence MKYFTLEYLNQKIASFPYQHADKVDRPQPIPKTFLSRGTIGGNGHENATLLRLLPLLVGSVVPEGNGAWTVLMELKEVVQLALCPSFSDETLDYFQSKISDHKQVLLKTFPEFSLRPKHHYVEHYPTMIKCYGPLVHVWTMRFEAKHRFFKRVVHDAQNFKNILKTMAVRHQHMMAYHLAAPSFFKPETQASRVDSVLVSALPEVAQLHIRTLTTSDTIYQTSKVTIDGTHYVCEMFLSVGDSGGLPRFCRVEHIYLVNSTVSFLCSNYDCWYLEHLGSYELSPSQTSLSIHLKSDLNDSVPLSAYEHNGRSIPTTHGPSCC encoded by the exons ATGAAGTACTTCACTTTAGAGTATTTGAACCAAAAGATTGCATCATTCCCATATCAACATGCTGATAAAGTGGATAGGCCTCAACCAATTCCCAAAACATTTCTGTCTCGAGGAACGATAGGAgggaatggtcatgaaaatgctACTCTGCTCCGACTGCTTCCATTGCTTGTAGGCAGTGTTGTACCAGAAGGTAATGGTGCATGGACAGTTTTGATGGAACTGAAAGAGGTAGTGCAGTTAGCATTATGCCCATCATTTTCTGATGAAACCTTAGACTATTTTCAGTCCAAAATCAGCGATCATAAGCAAGTACTGCTGAAGACATTCCCAGAGTTTAGCCTTCGTCCTAAGCATCACTATGTGGAGCATTACCCCACCATGATCAAGTGCTATGGGCCCCTGGTGCATgtttggacaatgcgatttgaggcCAAACACCGTTTTTTTAAACGAGTGGTGCATGACGCTCAAAActtcaaaaatattttgaagACAATGGCAGTCAGACACCAACACATGATGGCATACCATCTTGCTGCCCCATCATTTTTCAAGCCAGAAACACAAGCATCCAGGGTTGACTCTGTTCTGGTTTCAGCTCTACCAGAAGTAGCTCAGCTACACATTAGAACACTAACAACTAGTGACACAATATACCAGACATCAAAGGTTACCATTGATGGCACACACTATGtctgtgaaatgtttttgtctgtCGGAGACAGTGGTGGACTACCTAGGTTCTGCAGAGTAGAGCACATCTACCTTGTCAATAGCACTGTTTCATTCCTTTGTTCTAATTATGATTGCTGGTATTTAGAACATCTTGGATCCTATGAGCTGTCACCTTCCCAGACAAGTCTGTCAATCCACCTGAAGTCTGATCTCAACGATTCAGTCCCGCTCTCTGCATACGAG CATAATGGCAGATCTATCCCCACAACCCATGGTCCTTCGTGTTGTTGA
- the LOC125729284 gene encoding uncharacterized protein LOC125729284, whose product MGNYRSKMRRAGCSEITVNAGKRSRMNPDNESSHSNIKRPKRAEVNFLPNFPQGENPSTLEQLRQKVVDEMKKAEKNLPLIKKMMQTTFALRRQTIVKTCPPVKELMELWPALKMESEVYAEFQRITNQNLPNTFYSELDRHLPRLMTLFRQKASRTGKTSDALTEILKIHDEQEVHDIHTKRVTVLHALPVYLREDVSEFFKTCTDTSDEPDLLDVSVALLTVVKDNDTGPVHFQPVKISVVIESEIVGNLPRFADAVLVMFGLIYALHLSYPRGLTNTFEFIQKILLGLDDGKLSPKLQSLKNDLMRM is encoded by the exons ATGGGCAACTATAGGAGCAAGATGAGAAGGGCTGGATGTTCAGAGATCACAGTGAATGCTGGAAAAAGAAGTAGAATGAATCCTGACAATGAATCTTCACATTCAAATATTAAAAGACCCAAACGAGCGGAGGTAAACTTTCTGCCCAACTTTCCCCAAGGAGAAAATCCCTCAACCCTTGAACAGCTGAGGCAGAAAGTTGTTGATGAAATGAAGAAAGCTGAGAAGAACTTGCCGCTTATAAAAAAGATGATGCAAACCACATTTGCCCTGCGGCGACAAACCATAGTAAAGACATGCCCACCAGTGAAAGAGCTCATGGAACTCTGGCCTGCACTCAAAATGGAATCTGAG gtGTATGCAGAGTTCCAACGGATTACAAACCAGAACCTGCCCAACACATTCTACTCTGAGCTTGACCGACATCTTCCTAGACTGATGACCCTGTTCAGACAGAAGGCAAGCAGAACCGGGAAGACGTCAGACGCTTTGACTGAAATCCTGAAAATCCATGATGAACAG GAGGTTCATGACATACACACCAAGCGTGTTACTGTTCTTCATGCCCTTCCTGTGTATCTACGTGAGGACGTCTCTGAGTTTTTCAAGACCTGCACa gacACATCTGATGAGCCTGACCTTTTAGATGTTTCAGTAGCCCTCCTCACAGTCGTCAAAGATAATGACACAGGTCCAGTTCACTTCCAGCCTGTGAAAATCTCTGTTGTCATTGAAAGCGAGATTGTGGGCAACCTCCCCAGATTTGCTGATGCCGTCCTGGTAATGTTTGGACTGATCTATGCACTACACCTCAGCTATCCCAGGGGACTGACCAACACTTTTGAATTCATTCAGAAGATTTTACTTGGTCTTGACGATGGTAAACTGTCACCCAAGTTACAGAGTCTCAAAAATGACTTGATGCGCATGTAG